The nucleotide window TTTTCTCGACCTGGACGCCGCGATCGAGGCGGAAGCCGGGAAGACGGTCGGGGAGATCTTCCGGGACGATGGCGAACCGGCCTTTCGGGCGGCGGAGGCAGCGGCCTTGCGCGCGACGAGTCATCTCGAAAATCGGGTCATCGCTGTGGGCGGAGGGACGCTCGTTCCGGACGCGAACATGGACTGGGCGCTGGACCATGGCACCGTCGTGTTTCTCGATCTACCCGCGGAAGAACTCGTACGCCGCCTGTCCCGATCCAGAACTCGCCGACCACTCGTGGAAGC belongs to Rhodothermales bacterium and includes:
- a CDS encoding shikimate kinase, translated to MRVYLTGFMASGKSSLGRNVAMELGFDFLDLDAAIEAEAGKTVGEIFRDDGEPAFRAAEAAALRATSHLENRVIAVGGGTLVPDANMDWALDHGTVVFLDLPAEELVRRLSRSRTRRPLVEAMLRNPGELERRVAELLGERRQAYERAQLTFRPEKTTASRNARLLVQVLLPLLKKEDRDSPD